The window CGTAAAATGCATGTATTACGTGCCGATGATTAATCATACATTGGCAAAATTAAATGGATAGAAAACTGCCTATTGATACGTCTAATTTATCATCATGATAAAATTTTCTTAAGATATGCAAATAGTCGTCAAACTAATTAAGAGTTACACCTTCATAACAGGTTCCCTTGATACAAGACATTGATACACTTGCAATTAGTCAATTGCGCACACACATAAatacttctataattttttgaaagaaaaaaatgtgGTTCCAATATTGGATAATATAACTTACCAATTAATTCCACGCAACATTGCTCATCCAAATTAACCAAAGTAATATTGGAAGGTATGCTCCCATAAGCCTCCATCAAGCCCAAAACTCGGATCATTCATCATCTCACCATGCCTATTGTTGCCCAAGATTTGATCACTTCCACTGTGATGGACAGCGGCGTTGTTATCGTGCTGCACGAACATCTCCGGGGTGATGAATGAATCAAAGATCGGATCGTTGCAGAAGAAGTCGTCGGCGCCGCCGACCTGCCCCGACCATCCGAGGGCATTACCAGCGTTGAAATGATTGGTGCCGGATGACAGAACTTGAGGGGGCTGCTGTAAGGGAGTGCAATTAGGGTTTTCTGTGGGAGATGATTGCGTCGTTGTGGATGGTGCAGTGAGGAAGGGCTTGTGGGTGCGAGGATCGATTCCTTGCTTGATGAGCTTCTTGCTGAGGTGCGTGTTCCAGTAGTTtttgatctcgttgtccgtgcGGCCGGGGATGCGCCCGGCGATCAGCGACCAcctattttatatatttatcaaaaaaaaataaaaataataataacaacaacaacaataaccaaaCCCTAATTAGTTAAAAGGGAATATTTTATATTGAGAGCAGGAAGATGGATATTGTGCATGCCTGTTGCCGAGGAGGCGGTGGAGGCGAAGGATGAGGTCCTCCTCGTCGGGAGCGATGGGGCCGCGCTTGATGGAGGGGCGGAGGTAGTTCATCCACCGGAGGCGGCAGCTCTTGCCGCACCGGAGCAGCCCTGCGCGCTTCGGCAGCGTGCGCCACCGGCCCTCCCCCTCCTGCCGCACGAAGCTGGCCAGCACCTCGTCCTCCTCCGCAGTCCACGGCCCGCGCTTCATCCCGATCTTGCTGCAGCAGGGGGTCGGCGTGCCCGTCCCTGCACTAGTCGATCCACCTCCCGGATGCCTCATCTCtgatctctctttctctctctagcTAGCTGCTGGTTACGATGGAAGGGGTTGTTATAGAAGGTAGAAGGAATTAGAGAGATGAGGTTGTttttcttttaattccttgtCTTGTTAGTCCTTTTGGTGGAAGCTAGCTGAGGGAGATTTCTTTGCGGCAACGCATTCTCGATCACTGAATTAATTGCAGGATTTCTGCACACTTTTCTTTAGCTTTTAACATCGGCACGAGCCGACCATTGTAGGGACCATTAACCGCTGGATCTTATCTTCCTAGTTAGCTACCTCCATGCTGCATGTGCAATTAGGTTTGGAAGAATAACATTCTACTTTGGGAGGTCAAATTCTGTCAGGGATAACACTCTCTTGATCacgggagaaaaataaataaataaataaattgaattcaaaattgaAGTGGATAGATTCTGTCATAGCCAATCACATTGCTTAATTTGACACATCCAGGTTGGACTTCAAAAGCCAGCCGCTTTGGGTCCACGTGGGTCAAAATTTCGAAGTGTGTATTACGGCTAGTTACGTGAAAGATTAAGAGTTGAGAAAATTGCATGCCcagtattttttatttaaaaatatagataaaaatgctcgagtaattatatttatttattttaaaaacatttggtTACTCCTCGTGTGAGTAGAACAAACTCTAGTAGGAAGCAACTTAGATTTGTGCAGAGAGCTAGCAGCCTACCAACCAGTCCAAGTAGGTCCTTTTTGGCACAAACCAAATGGCTGGATTCTCAAATACAAATCTAGCTAGTTGCGTTAAATCGCGACTGATTGAGCCGGACTAACTAAATCAATTTAATCGATGGAACAATAAAAAAAGGATCCATCTAACTTGACATGACTTTTGTAATTTAAAAATAACAAGTTGCAAAATTCCTTAAAcataaagagaaaatatttttacaataaaATTCATTTATACATGTAATGTACTTCAGCGATACTAATTCCACCATATacaactttgtttttttttttgacttttcgAACTCTTTAGGCAGAAAATTGAGACTCAATTCCTTCAGAAAGCTACCCAGCAGTATTCAACAtttatgactttttttttttttggcttttcCAACTCTTTAGACTGAATAATTAAAACTCAACTCCTCTAGAAAGCTACCCAATATTCGACATTTATGACTTTGTTCTTTTTTTTGGCTTTTCCAACTCTATAGACTGAAGAATTGAAACTCACATTTATGACTTTGTCGTTCGACATTTACATAAATATGAAAATGCAGATAATGCCCTTTGAAGAGTGTTAATGAAGTTTTGAGTGGGAGAAGGCTGAAAAAAATAAActtgttaatttaattgattCTTATCTAAGATACTAAATAGGCTTCATAAGGTTTTGAGTGTGATTGAAGCTGATCAACAAATTTGATAAGCATTGAGTTTACAAACAGGATTGATAGTGTATCAGTATTTTGGGTTAATGCAGTTTTGAGTGTGATTGAAGTTGATCTAAGATACTGAACAAATTTCATAAGAATTGAGTTTTTGAATAGGATAGATATAGTGTATCGATATTTTGGATTAATACAATTTTGAGTGTGATTGAAGCTGATTTAAGATAGGAGTGTTTGGGAGAGCTTTTGCTTATTTAAAAGTAAGTTTTATAGAGATTATTTTAAAGTTTTATAGAGATCATTAGTTCAGAACTATCTGTAGAGCTTAACTGATCAAACAGAAAAAAGATCTAAAAAGCCACCTCTTACCAGTCACATGCCATATATGTTAGCATTTCGAAGTTGGATTAGATATGCTGCAAAGTTAAAAATTATTCAGACTGCACTGTGCATAGAGGCTACATGTCCTTTTAATCTTCAATTGGTTCACATTTAGAACAAGCCAAATTAACATTTACCAAAATCAACTAAAATGGCAATATCAAGGACTCAACCATGCATAAGCCTTTTAAAACCTTCAAACCACTCATTGGATTGTCAGCCTAGGACAATCAACTTCCCTAACATCAAAGAAAGATTATTTTCCATACAACGGTCTAGTCTAACCAAAGAATCATGCTGACCTCTATAATATTTCATAAAACTAAGAATTTGtaacataaaatttatttttacacGTAATTCAATTGATGTTGTGTCTAAATTACTGAACAAGTTCCATCTGGATTGGTTTTCTGAATAGGATTGGTAGTAGATCAGTATTTTAGATGTTAAGCTATTTCATCAATATCTGAACTTATTCAACTCTGTTTGATGGATAAATACAAAGAGAAGTAATTAAAGAACTTAACATTTCAAATCATAGAATCAAATTCTATTTTGCAACAGAATTCTAATAGTTCTAAAACACAGTAACACATTAAAGCATAACATATATGATCCATACTTAGATTTTCAGTTTGACGTTATGAATTTTAAGTCTGTATGCTATTAACAATTAACACAAGGTTTGTAATTTTTGATTACTAAAAGAGAAATAATTCAATTTGTTATTTCGATTGATtcggttttgaattttgaataaaggAAAGAATTTTAATTGGAGCCCGCTTATTAGTATTGTTGGGAAAATTTTCATTGTCTAGATACGCTTCCGAATATATAGTCTCGTTTGGATTGCCAAAAACTAAAAAACATGGTAATAATAACACAAGCATGTATAAATACAAACAACACAATTGAAGCCTTTTTATTATTGGTAATGTTGAAAcatatataataatttaataatgaGAACACAAACATATATTATTggtaattttgagttttaaataaggaaatatttttttaagcctTTTTATTATTGGTAATGTTGAAGcatatataataatttaataatgaGAACACTAACAAGTAATTAGCTAGGAATATAATTAAACAACACCATTTAATTTGATCGACAAACAAATGATAAGAATTCAATTTTATACAAAAATGCTGATTACATACTTTTCAACAGAGTTCTAAAAGCAAAACAAACAACAGAATCCTAACAACAACCCAAACAAAAACAATCCCAATAGTTTTAGTCAGTGTTTCTCAGTAGTAATAGTAAACTGCAAACTAAGATAACTAAAAGATGATCGAGGACACAGCAACATCATGACGAGGGTAACCAATTGGAGCCGGTTACCATTTGATCATGTAAGGTGTCGCCAGCGGATGAACAGAGACACCACCACGCTGAGACCGGAAAGGACAAGGTGAGCGCATCATCGGCAGTGGTACCATAACACCACTACCAGTTGAAGCCGGTGAGCGGAGGAGAGGATTGAAAGATGATGGAGCCTTAATCTCCTGGCAAGCACTCTCCAAGCCATAAAGAATCATAGAGACCTGCTCGTCGTCGATCTCCCACCTTTTATGCAGCTCATGGAAAATTAATCCAGTTACCAGACTATCGAATCCTGCTTGGTGAGCGACACCGTCGGCCTCCACCTTCAACAGATTTGCAAGTTTCTCTAACCCAAGCTCGCCGCCGAGGAGTCCATGGCAGAACCGAGCCATGTACTTGATATCGAAGAGTCGTCCGCCGAAAATGCTCCACGCCTCCGTCATAAATTCTCGCAGTGTGTCCGGCAGCGGCTTTCCGCCGGTTAAAATCTTCAACAGGTACGCAACATCGTACATGCCATGGAACGTGACAAACTTACCGCCCTGGCAGAATAATTTCTCCCGGAGCAGAGCGGCGCAGCGTTCTGATGAAGAAACCCCCTCGCGTCGATTTCTCTGGAGATCGATGCCGCTTTTCCGAATGGGCGTCGGCAAGGAAGGATCGTCGTCTGGGTCATAATCGGAGAAGTTAATTTGCCATGATACACCGGGGCCGGGCATAGGCTGGTTGCCGTGGTCGTCAAAAAGGGTAAAACCAAGCTGGATGACTTGGAGATTGTCAACGTTATGCTTCACGTCGCGGTATCTTTCTTCTTCGGTGAAGCGGCGAGGGGTGCAATGGATAAAACCAGAAAACTCAGTATCGAGGGCTACGATTGGGAAGCAAGGACGAATGGCAGCGATCAACTCCAATTGCTCCTCGAAATTATGCTCCCACACGTCTATGCTTCCCATTGCAGCAGCTGTCTCCGTCTTTAATTTTAGAACCGGCGAAGGCGAGTGACAATGAAAGCGAAGGCGAGTGGAGAATGAATCGAAGGCGAGGGATTAGGGGTTTATTTATGGACGCGGATTTGTTGCCTAACGGTAAATCCTATTTCTGCTCTGTTTGATTTTGTGGGCCCTTTATTTCCATATTTGAATACCATCACTAATAATAtctgttaagttctgtttgtttTGAATTGTTTCCATTTTTGTTAGTCcaactttccttatttgacagATGATATTAGAATCGTATCTAGTCAATTATTAgtaatcaaatatattttatcaaaatttttaaacaattttagaGACCTGAAATTCATATCAAATGATTATTATTGCACTCATGCACTCCTGTGTCAATCCTATttatttatgtttaatttaaaatgagaATTATTAGTCAATTATAATGGCATTAATTCATTTAGTTGAATATTGATTGGACAATAATGAATTATGCAAAGCTAATTGGCTGGATGCACATTTTAACAAATAGATGTCCTTTGCGTAattagtaaaattaaataataaattatcataataataaatataaatagattttaaatatatatttttaaattgtaataatattaaaaatataaaatattcatTTTATTAATCACACTTCATATttcataaagaaaatttaaataataatatccattttttatttttttttatattcaacTTTATAATACAAAATTTGATTAATAATTACTTATCTAATTTAGTCCGaaagattttatatttttgggTAGTACTATAAGTGGATGTAGCGTAGTTATTACggtataactttttttttttataattttttaagccTCCGTTAGGAATTTATTTTGTTATTCATATCGATAAATAGATTCcttatataatattataatataaaaaaattgagGGAAAATGTAATGACTCTCggaattagggatgataatttcaCCCGAActcgatggaggatccgacatccgacccaaatggaggagggta is drawn from Zingiber officinale cultivar Zhangliang chromosome 1B, Zo_v1.1, whole genome shotgun sequence and contains these coding sequences:
- the LOC122006182 gene encoding transcription repressor MYB5-like, which translates into the protein MRHPGGGSTSAGTGTPTPCCSKIGMKRGPWTAEEDEVLASFVRQEGEGRWRTLPKRAGLLRCGKSCRLRWMNYLRPSIKRGPIAPDEEDLILRLHRLLGNRWSLIAGRIPGRTDNEIKNYWNTHLSKKLIKQGIDPRTHKPFLTAPSTTTQSSPTENPNCTPLQQPPQVLSSGTNHFNAGNALGWSGQVGGADDFFCNDPIFDSFITPEMFVQHDNNAAVHHSGSDQILGNNRHGEMMNDPSFGLDGGLWEHTFQYYFG
- the LOC122042997 gene encoding probable CCR4-associated factor 1 homolog 11, producing MGSIDVWEHNFEEQLELIAAIRPCFPIVALDTEFSGFIHCTPRRFTEEERYRDVKHNVDNLQVIQLGFTLFDDHGNQPMPGPGVSWQINFSDYDPDDDPSLPTPIRKSGIDLQRNRREGVSSSERCAALLREKLFCQGGKFVTFHGMYDVAYLLKILTGGKPLPDTLREFMTEAWSIFGGRLFDIKYMARFCHGLLGGELGLEKLANLLKVEADGVAHQAGFDSLVTGLIFHELHKRWEIDDEQVSMILYGLESACQEIKAPSSFNPLLRSPASTGSGVMVPLPMMRSPCPFRSQRGGVSVHPLATPYMIKW